The following are from one region of the Ananas comosus cultivar F153 linkage group 20, ASM154086v1, whole genome shotgun sequence genome:
- the LOC109725819 gene encoding uncharacterized protein LOC109725819: MPYFAHEYETKLPCSHNKSLPTLIRDIACGHCHGSCLRTPSSSSSDDDVDDYGLDFDTKQVILMEIRNRAMKAKLNPRDFAWSLPPPAHRREVIPPKRKRLIGDDDDDDDDDDDEGESGDDEAYFSVRSCFSRCSSRSAGSMETSAAAAGKADRPRTLEELMSCEGWPFGLFRRAAAAAVTLPPLPSTPADSWMWHKRNLLHYTH; the protein is encoded by the exons ATGCCTTACTTTGCCCATGAATACGAAACCAAACTCCCATGCTCCCACAACAAATCCCTCCCAACTCTCATTAGAGATATAGCTTGTGGGCACTGCCATGGCTCCTGCCTCCGAACCCCGTCCTCATCGAGctccgacgacgacgtcgaTGACTACGGCTTGGATTTCGATACTAAACAA GTTATTCTCATGGAGATCAGAAACCGAGCAATGAAGGCCAAGCTCAACCCCAGGGACTTCGCCTGGTCTCTCCCTCCACCTGCACATAGAAGAGAAGTTATCCCTCCCAAGAGGAAGAGATTAATCGGAGACGAcgatgatgacgatgacgatgacgatgatgaAGGCGAGAGCGGCGACGACGAGGCCTACTTCTCGGTGAGGAGCTGCTTCTCGCGGTGCTCAAGTCGGAGCGCGGGGTCGATGGAGACGTCGGCAGCAGCAGCCGGGAAGGCCGACCGGCCGCGCACGTTGGAGGAGCTGATGAGCTGCGAGGGCTGGCCTTTCGGCCTCTTCCGccgcgcggcggcggctgcagtgacgctgccgccgctgccgagCACGCCGGCGGATTCCTGGATGTGGCATAAGAGGAACCTTTTGCATTACACTCATTGA
- the LOC109725340 gene encoding probable carboxylesterase 2, with product MASEDAADEVAVEFFPLFRSYKSGRVERLLGTSVVPPGLDPDTSVLSKDVPLHPDSPLPSARLYLPQTLDDDDEVSETKPKLLPVLVYFHGGGFVIESAESPTYHSYLNALASRARILVVSVEYRRAPEHPLPAAYDDSWAALRWVAARADPWLAERGDLARVFLAGDSAGGNIAHNVAMRVAAEDLGGDEGARIEGLILAHPWFWGKEPIGEETRDPVRREWTERLWKTVCPGTEGIDDPRINPMAEGEAGLERLGKLPCETVMVAVAEKDMLSERGRAYCEGLKKSGWGGRVELLDIEGEDHVFHLLNPNCDKAKDMMDRVVALFSSS from the coding sequence ATGGCCTCCGAAGACGCCGCCGACGAGGTCGCCGTCGAGTTCTTTCCCCTCTTCCGCTCCTACAAGAGCGGCCGCGTCGAGCGCCTCCTCGGCACCTCCGTCGTCCCCCCCGGCCTCGACCCCGACACCTCCGTCCTATCCAAGGACGTCCCCCTCCACCCCGACTCCCCCCTCCCCTCCGCTCGCCTCTACCTCCCCCAAACCctagacgacgacgacgaggtgTCCGAGACGAAGCCGAAGCTCCTCCCCGTCCTCGTCTACTTCCACGGCGGCGGCTTCGTCATCGAGAGCGCCGAGTCCCCGACCTACCACTCCTACCTCAACGCCCTCGCCTCTAGGGCCCGGATCCTCGTCGTCTCCGTCGAGTACCGCCGCGCCCCGGAGCACCCGCTCCCCGCGGCCTACGACGACTCGTGGGCCGCGCTCCGGTGGGTCGCGGCGCGCGCCGACCCGTGGCTCGCCGAGCGCGGCGACCTCGCGCGCGTCTTCCTGGCCGGGGACAGCGCCGGGGGGAACATCGCCCACAACGTCGCCATGAGGGTCGCCGCCGAGGATTTAGGAGGCGACGAAGGGGCCCGGATCGAGGGTTTGATCCTGGCCCACCCGTGGTTTTGGGGGAAGGAGCCGATCGGGGAGGAGACGAGGGATCCGGTGAGGAGGGAGTGGACGGAGAGGCTGTGGAAGACCGTGTGCCCGGGGACGGAGGGGATCGACGATCCGAGGATTAATCCCATGGCGGAGGGGGAAGCGGGGTTGGAGAGGTTGGGGAAGCTCCCGTGCGAGACGGTAatggtggcggtggcggagaaggacATGTTGAGCGAGCGAGGGAGGGCGTATTGCGAGGGGTTGAAGAAGAGTGGGTGGGGAGGGCGAGTGGAGCTCCTCGACATCGAGGGGGAGGACCATGTTTTCCACCTCCTAAACCCTAACTGCGACAAGGCGAAGGACATGATGGATCGCGTCGTCGcactcttctcctcctcttaa